A stretch of Shinella zoogloeoides DNA encodes these proteins:
- a CDS encoding DUF2934 domain-containing protein has product MDDRNERIRKRAHEIWEEEGRPEGREYSHWLRARAEIDAEDDERPNRSETGPLDLLGLTILRRAQPA; this is encoded by the coding sequence ATGGACGATCGCAACGAACGAATCCGCAAACGGGCTCACGAAATCTGGGAAGAGGAAGGCCGTCCGGAAGGGCGCGAATATTCGCATTGGCTGCGCGCGAGGGCCGAAATCGACGCGGAGGACGATGAAAGGCCGAACCGGTCGGAAACGGGACCGCTCGATCTTCTCGGCCTCACGATCCTCCGCCGCGCACAGCCGGCCTGA
- a CDS encoding quinone-dependent dihydroorotate dehydrogenase yields MSFLSSLGRKGLFLFDPETAHGLSIAALKAGVVPACPAKADPRLAQTVAGIAFPNPLGMAAGYDKNAEVPEALLRLGFGFTEIGTVTPRPQDGNPKPRIFRLTQDDAVINRLGFNNAGHAAALERLKTCRRDALIGVNIGANKDSEDRIADYVAGIRTFYDVARYFTANISSPNTPGLRDLQAKESLHALLSAVLAARAEEQARSGRPVPVFLKIAPDLTEEGLDDIAEVVLAHPLDGLIVSNTTLSREGLRDTRHAGEAGGLSGKPLFEKSTIVLAKMRRRVGADLPIIGVGGVSSAETAAEKIRAGANLVQLYSCMVYAGPTLPGEIVNGLSRLCDREQVASISALRGTRTAHWADRAL; encoded by the coding sequence ATGTCCTTCCTCTCGAGCCTCGGCCGCAAGGGCCTCTTCCTCTTCGATCCCGAGACCGCCCACGGCCTTTCCATCGCCGCGCTGAAGGCCGGCGTCGTGCCCGCCTGCCCGGCCAAGGCCGACCCGCGTCTGGCCCAGACCGTCGCCGGCATCGCCTTCCCCAATCCGCTCGGCATGGCCGCCGGCTATGACAAGAACGCGGAGGTGCCGGAAGCGCTGCTGCGCCTCGGCTTCGGCTTCACGGAAATCGGCACCGTCACGCCGCGCCCGCAGGACGGCAACCCGAAGCCGCGCATCTTCCGCCTGACGCAGGACGATGCCGTCATCAACCGACTCGGCTTCAACAATGCCGGCCACGCCGCCGCCCTAGAGCGCCTGAAGACCTGCCGGCGCGACGCGCTGATCGGCGTCAATATCGGCGCCAACAAGGACAGCGAGGACCGCATCGCGGATTATGTGGCCGGCATCCGCACCTTCTACGACGTCGCCCGCTATTTCACCGCCAACATCTCCTCGCCCAACACGCCGGGCCTGCGCGACCTTCAGGCGAAGGAAAGCCTTCATGCGCTGCTGTCCGCCGTGCTTGCCGCCCGCGCCGAGGAACAGGCCCGCAGCGGCCGCCCGGTTCCCGTCTTCCTGAAGATCGCACCCGACCTCACGGAAGAGGGCCTCGACGATATCGCCGAAGTGGTGCTCGCCCATCCGCTCGACGGCCTCATCGTCTCCAATACGACGCTGTCGCGCGAAGGCCTTCGCGATACCCGCCATGCCGGCGAGGCCGGCGGCCTTTCCGGCAAGCCGCTCTTCGAAAAATCGACCATCGTGCTTGCCAAGATGCGCCGGCGTGTCGGCGCCGACCTGCCGATCATCGGCGTCGGCGGCGTCTCCTCGGCGGAGACGGCGGCGGAAAAGATTCGCGCCGGAGCGAACCTCGTGCAGCTCTATTCCTGCATGGTCTATGCCGGGCCGACGCTGCCCGGCGAGATCGTGAACGGCCTCTCGCGGCTTTGCGATCGCGAGCAGGTCGCCTCGATTTCCGCGCTGCGCGGCACCCGCACCGCCCATTGGGCGGACCGCGCCCTCTGA
- a CDS encoding DUF952 domain-containing protein: protein MAKTIYKIVPASLWQNAKDAGIFKGAAIDLADGYIHFSTATQAKETAARHFAGQGDLLLVAINSDALGEKLLFEPSRGGDLFPHLYADLPLSAVLWEKPLPLGPDGAHQFPEMSF, encoded by the coding sequence ATGGCCAAAACAATCTACAAGATCGTTCCGGCAAGTCTGTGGCAAAATGCGAAGGACGCCGGGATTTTCAAGGGCGCCGCCATCGACCTTGCGGACGGCTATATCCATTTCTCCACCGCGACCCAGGCAAAGGAGACCGCCGCCCGCCATTTCGCCGGCCAGGGCGACCTCCTTCTCGTCGCCATCAATAGCGATGCACTCGGCGAAAAGCTTCTCTTCGAGCCTTCGCGCGGCGGCGATCTCTTCCCGCATCTTTATGCCGACCTGCCGCTTTCCGCCGTCCTCTGGGAAAAGCCCCTGCCGCTCGGCCCCGATGGCGCCCACCAGTTTCCGGAGATGTCCTTCTGA